The Agromyces mariniharenae genome includes a window with the following:
- a CDS encoding DUF2142 domain-containing protein has translation MTAPSRRVRATLFLAPFAVFALLGILWSLASPVFSVPDENAHATKAIAQVRGQVIGYTLPDVRHIVVDLPDGYHYTQDTLCYATHPDRSAECAVDFGSETGQSWFNTWVGAYNPVYYYLVGWPSLLFDGNASIYAMRIASSLVGAALLAWAFLAAASGSRARWMPAGIAFAAAPMGMYLIGAVNPNGAELAAAVAVWAGVLGLLETYRVERAADRADHADGAVPAGPATPLLSRTALWAGVTVASIVLVNARALGPLWLVIIVALCFLASGWLPVKRLFTTASSYWWLGAIAVGGLFSLGWTLSGGSLSNQADVSDGPLVNGTFLEGFGYVIRLTPHYLQQAIGYFGWFDTPLPVWTYWLVVAALAVILVLAFIATRRRSVLVLSVAVLAAFLVPALVQGYSVHQTGIIWQGRYALFLYVGVVILAAWLLGRDAPEVAFLAPRAAWVTTSLLGAYGVLAFVLVLVRYVIAKAGLGQMFTAPQWQPPLGWMALTAGYALASLGLVALVGLTTRWILRRESIGAPDDEPRPLAEAPTRG, from the coding sequence TTGACGGCGCCGTCCAGGCGCGTTCGGGCGACCCTCTTCCTCGCCCCGTTCGCCGTGTTCGCCCTGCTCGGCATCCTCTGGTCCCTCGCGTCCCCCGTCTTCAGCGTCCCCGACGAGAACGCCCACGCGACCAAGGCGATCGCGCAGGTGCGCGGGCAGGTCATCGGCTACACGCTGCCCGATGTCCGCCACATCGTGGTGGACCTGCCCGACGGGTACCACTACACCCAGGACACGCTCTGCTACGCCACGCATCCCGATCGCTCGGCCGAATGCGCGGTGGACTTCGGCAGCGAGACCGGCCAGTCGTGGTTCAACACCTGGGTGGGCGCGTACAACCCGGTGTACTACTACCTCGTCGGCTGGCCGAGCCTCCTGTTCGACGGCAACGCGAGCATCTACGCCATGCGCATCGCGAGCTCGCTGGTGGGCGCGGCGCTGCTCGCGTGGGCGTTCCTGGCCGCGGCATCCGGCAGCCGTGCCCGATGGATGCCGGCGGGCATCGCCTTCGCGGCCGCGCCCATGGGCATGTACCTCATCGGCGCGGTCAACCCGAACGGGGCCGAACTCGCCGCGGCCGTCGCGGTCTGGGCGGGCGTGCTCGGCCTCCTCGAGACGTATCGGGTCGAGCGAGCGGCCGACCGGGCCGACCACGCCGACGGTGCCGTCCCTGCGGGGCCGGCGACGCCCTTGCTCTCGAGGACCGCGCTCTGGGCGGGCGTGACCGTGGCATCGATCGTGCTCGTGAATGCGCGGGCGCTCGGGCCGCTCTGGCTGGTGATCATCGTGGCCCTCTGCTTCCTCGCGAGCGGCTGGCTGCCGGTGAAGCGCCTCTTCACCACGGCCTCGAGCTACTGGTGGCTGGGGGCGATCGCGGTGGGCGGCCTCTTCTCGCTCGGCTGGACGCTCTCGGGCGGGAGCCTGTCCAACCAGGCCGACGTCTCCGACGGACCGCTCGTCAACGGCACGTTCCTCGAGGGCTTCGGCTACGTCATCCGCCTGACGCCCCACTACCTGCAGCAGGCGATCGGCTACTTCGGCTGGTTCGACACCCCGCTGCCGGTGTGGACCTACTGGCTCGTCGTCGCGGCCCTCGCGGTGATCCTGGTGCTCGCGTTCATCGCCACGCGCCGCCGCAGCGTGCTCGTCCTCTCGGTCGCCGTGCTCGCTGCATTCCTCGTCCCCGCGCTCGTCCAGGGCTACAGCGTGCACCAGACGGGCATCATCTGGCAGGGACGCTACGCCCTCTTCCTCTACGTCGGCGTCGTGATCCTCGCCGCGTGGCTGCTCGGCCGCGACGCGCCCGAGGTCGCCTTCCTCGCACCGCGCGCCGCCTGGGTGACCACCTCGCTCCTGGGCGCCTACGGCGTCCTCGCGTTCGTGCTGGTGCTCGTCCGCTACGTCATCGCGAAGGCGGGCCTCGGGCAGATGTTCACCGCCCCGCAGTGGCAGCCGCCGCTCGGCTGGATGGCGCTGACCGCCGGCTACGCGCTCGCGTCGCTCGGCCTCGTCGCGCTCGTCGGGCTCACGACGCGCTGGATCCTGCGCCGCGAGTCGATCGGCGCTCCCGACGACGAGCCGCGTCCACTGGCGGAGGCGCCGACGCGTGGCTGA
- a CDS encoding DegT/DnrJ/EryC1/StrS family aminotransferase, whose translation MIPITVVEFGEDAERLVLEVLRSGSVAQGPLVKQFEDRFAQMIGVKHAIAVNNGTTSLVAALSVLDLEPGDEVVTSPFTFVATLNAILEAGATARFADISEHDFNVTAENLAGAITDRTRVLMPVHLYGQIADMDGIAALAAERGLAIVEDSAQSHGSALAGRHAGTYGLGSFSFYATKNITTGEGGMITTDDDVLADRLRVLRNQGMRARYQYEVAGHNWRLTDLQAAVGLPQLGAYDTVVETRQSNAEYLSAGLAEVPGIVVPRQQRDRRHVWHQYTIRVTPESGISRDEFVSKLGERGVGAGIYYPKLVFDYPTYRDRDDVIIDEYPVAERIVQEVVSLPVHTHLTRDDLDRIISVVSSIVDEA comes from the coding sequence ATGATACCGATTACCGTCGTCGAATTCGGTGAGGACGCCGAACGCCTCGTGCTCGAGGTCCTCCGATCGGGCAGCGTCGCCCAAGGACCCCTCGTGAAGCAGTTCGAGGATCGATTCGCGCAGATGATCGGCGTCAAGCACGCCATCGCGGTGAACAACGGCACCACGTCGCTCGTCGCCGCCCTGAGCGTGCTCGACCTCGAGCCGGGCGACGAGGTCGTGACGAGCCCCTTCACGTTCGTCGCGACGCTGAACGCGATCCTCGAGGCGGGCGCCACCGCGCGGTTCGCCGACATCTCGGAGCACGACTTCAACGTCACCGCCGAGAACCTCGCAGGCGCCATCACCGATCGCACGCGCGTGCTCATGCCGGTGCACCTCTACGGCCAGATCGCCGACATGGACGGCATCGCCGCGCTCGCCGCCGAGCGCGGCCTCGCCATCGTCGAGGACTCCGCCCAGTCCCACGGCTCGGCGCTCGCGGGTCGTCACGCCGGCACCTACGGACTCGGCTCGTTCTCGTTCTACGCGACGAAGAACATCACGACCGGTGAGGGCGGCATGATCACCACCGACGACGACGTGCTCGCCGATCGCCTCCGGGTCCTGCGCAACCAGGGCATGCGCGCCCGGTACCAGTACGAGGTCGCGGGTCACAACTGGCGACTCACGGACCTGCAGGCCGCCGTCGGCCTCCCGCAGCTCGGCGCCTACGACACGGTCGTCGAAACCCGCCAGTCCAACGCCGAGTACCTCAGCGCCGGCCTGGCCGAGGTCCCCGGCATCGTCGTCCCGAGGCAGCAGCGCGACCGGCGCCACGTCTGGCACCAGTACACGATCCGCGTGACGCCCGAATCCGGCATCAGCCGCGACGAGTTCGTGTCGAAGCTCGGCGAACGAGGCGTCGGCGCCGGGATCTACTATCCCAAGCTGGTCTTCGACTACCCGACCTACCGCGACCGCGACGACGTGATCATCGACGAGTACCCCGTGGCGGAGCGGATCGTGCAGGAGGTGGTGTCGCTCCCGGTGCACACCCACCTCACCCGCGACGACCTCGATCGCATCATCTCCGTCGTCTCGTCGATCGTGGACGAGGCATGA
- a CDS encoding lysylphosphatidylglycerol synthase domain-containing protein yields the protein MKRIKAIAPRALTTLRYILLVVVVGFAVYYLIAQWGAIEAALRLISWQSFAISFLLVLVGLACGTMSWVAVLNGLGPRVPLLRAAQVLLVGQLGKYVPGSVWSYVMQMELGRQYGILRPRVLVTALYAAGIGVVSSLMLGALALPVVIQGHPELIWLFLLLPVGLVCLHPRVMTFLASTVLKLFRRPPLEHEVTFLVVGKAVGWSLLSYVAYGFHLWILVNSLVDPDFGTLVLLTGAVSLGFTVGLIAFIFPSGFGVREAILIGAMTLLLTVPQATAVSLISRAMFTAADLLAAGIAILFVVIWRRRLERETVAYLREEIAYEHSADPAPIPAAQREDGHE from the coding sequence ATGAAGAGAATCAAAGCCATAGCCCCCCGTGCGCTCACGACGCTCAGGTACATCCTGCTCGTCGTCGTCGTGGGCTTCGCCGTCTACTACCTCATCGCGCAATGGGGCGCGATCGAGGCCGCCCTCCGCCTGATCTCGTGGCAGTCGTTCGCGATCTCGTTCCTCCTCGTGCTCGTCGGCCTCGCGTGCGGCACCATGAGCTGGGTCGCGGTCCTCAACGGCCTCGGTCCGCGCGTGCCGCTCCTCCGGGCGGCGCAGGTCCTCCTCGTGGGGCAGCTCGGCAAGTACGTGCCAGGATCCGTCTGGTCGTACGTGATGCAGATGGAGCTCGGGCGTCAGTACGGCATCCTCCGCCCGAGGGTCCTCGTGACGGCGCTGTACGCGGCGGGCATCGGCGTCGTCTCGTCGCTGATGCTCGGGGCACTGGCGCTGCCCGTGGTGATCCAGGGCCACCCCGAGCTCATCTGGCTGTTCCTCCTCCTGCCCGTCGGGCTGGTCTGCCTGCATCCGCGCGTGATGACGTTCCTCGCGTCGACGGTGCTGAAGCTCTTCCGACGACCGCCGCTCGAGCACGAGGTGACCTTCCTCGTCGTCGGCAAGGCCGTGGGCTGGTCGCTCCTCTCGTACGTCGCGTACGGATTCCACCTGTGGATCCTCGTGAACTCGCTCGTCGACCCCGACTTCGGCACGCTCGTGCTGCTGACCGGTGCGGTCTCGCTCGGCTTCACCGTCGGGCTGATCGCGTTCATCTTCCCGTCGGGCTTCGGCGTCCGCGAGGCGATCCTCATCGGTGCGATGACCCTGCTGCTCACGGTGCCCCAGGCCACGGCGGTCAGCCTGATCTCGCGCGCGATGTTCACGGCGGCCGACCTCCTCGCCGCCGGCATCGCGATCCTGTTCGTGGTCATCTGGCGACGTCGCCTCGAGCGCGAGACCGTCGCGTACCTCCGCGAGGAGATCGCGTACGAGCACTCCGCCGACCCGGCACCGATCCCGGCGGCGCAGCGCGAGGACGGACATGAATGA
- a CDS encoding glycosyltransferase family 4 protein has protein sequence MAEPRVAIAYDCLFPIDAGGGERVYRRMAELFSERGSAVDYVTRRGRDAGPDAGFDVVGVWSGDIADASGTRKMSSAVGFALAVFRHFVRHRREHDLVVVAALPVLNVFAVRFALLGTRTVVATDWLEIWTWRKWRAYSGALVGTVAFVLQSLGVHVGRIQTVNSGFTRDRLLRYRRRADPIVLGLVDLVGEGTDAAGESATPPFALFVGRHIPDKRLEALPPALAAARLAVPGLAAVVAGSGPETDAARRAAEAAGVADVVRFAGRVPDDELERLMGDAAVLVNPSAREGFGLVVAEAASHGTPSVVVAGEDNAAAELVVDGENGYVAASVAPDVLGAAIVRAVEGGEPLRRSTAAWFSRERLTRSLTGSVAELVERWRAVSSR, from the coding sequence GTGGCTGAGCCGCGGGTCGCGATCGCGTACGACTGCCTGTTCCCCATCGACGCGGGCGGGGGCGAGCGCGTGTACCGCCGCATGGCCGAGCTGTTCTCGGAGCGTGGCAGCGCGGTCGACTACGTGACCCGCCGCGGCCGCGACGCGGGCCCCGACGCGGGCTTCGACGTCGTCGGCGTGTGGAGCGGCGACATCGCCGACGCCTCGGGCACCCGGAAGATGTCGAGCGCCGTCGGCTTCGCCCTCGCCGTGTTCCGCCACTTCGTGCGCCATCGTCGCGAACACGACCTCGTGGTCGTCGCGGCGCTGCCGGTGCTCAACGTGTTCGCGGTGCGATTCGCGCTCCTCGGCACGCGCACGGTCGTCGCGACCGACTGGCTCGAGATCTGGACGTGGCGCAAGTGGCGCGCGTACTCGGGCGCGCTCGTGGGCACCGTGGCGTTCGTCCTCCAGTCGCTCGGCGTGCACGTCGGCCGCATCCAGACCGTGAACAGCGGCTTCACGCGCGACCGGCTGCTGCGGTACCGGCGCCGGGCCGACCCGATCGTGCTCGGCCTCGTCGACCTCGTCGGCGAGGGCACGGATGCCGCGGGCGAATCCGCGACGCCGCCCTTCGCGCTCTTCGTGGGCCGGCACATCCCCGACAAGCGGCTCGAGGCGCTGCCGCCCGCACTCGCCGCCGCGCGCCTCGCCGTGCCCGGGCTCGCCGCGGTCGTCGCGGGCTCCGGCCCCGAGACCGATGCGGCCCGACGCGCCGCCGAGGCCGCGGGCGTGGCCGACGTCGTGCGCTTCGCGGGTCGCGTGCCCGACGACGAGCTCGAGCGGCTCATGGGCGACGCGGCGGTGCTCGTGAACCCGTCGGCGCGCGAGGGCTTCGGCCTGGTGGTCGCCGAGGCGGCGTCGCACGGCACGCCGTCGGTGGTCGTCGCCGGGGAGGACAACGCGGCGGCGGAACTCGTGGTCGACGGCGAGAACGGGTACGTCGCGGCATCCGTCGCACCCGACGTGCTCGGCGCGGCGATCGTGCGCGCCGTCGAGGGCGGCGAGCCGCTGCGGCGGTCGACGGCGGCCTGGTTCTCTCGCGAACGTCTGACCCGCTCGCTCACGGGCTCGGTGGCTGAGCTCGTCGAGCGGTGGCGGGCGGTCAGCTCGCGCTGA
- a CDS encoding acyl-ACP--UDP-N- acetylglucosamine O-acyltransferase — MNDIHPSAVIEGDVRLGSGNVIGPNVVIYGPVTIGDGNWIGAGVVIGAPPEVRSFDHPRPGSGDSSGAGVRIGDRNVIREYAQVHQGWKRATVIGHDAFIMNQVYVAHDCSLDDGVTLASSVLLAGHVHVGALANLGLGTTVHQGRYIGRGAMVGMSSVVTRDIPPFAKAYGSPARVASANAVGLRRMDVPEDEITTLVDAYESGADPDALPEFGPMSGIASAFVEWRAHLVRNE; from the coding sequence ATGAATGACATCCACCCGTCGGCCGTCATCGAAGGCGACGTCCGGCTCGGCTCGGGGAACGTGATCGGTCCGAACGTCGTGATCTACGGGCCGGTGACCATCGGGGACGGCAACTGGATCGGCGCCGGCGTGGTCATCGGGGCGCCGCCGGAGGTCAGGTCGTTCGATCATCCGCGGCCCGGATCGGGCGACTCGTCCGGCGCGGGCGTGCGGATCGGCGACCGCAACGTGATCCGCGAGTACGCGCAGGTGCATCAGGGCTGGAAGCGCGCAACCGTGATCGGCCATGACGCGTTCATCATGAACCAGGTGTACGTGGCCCACGACTGCAGCCTCGACGACGGGGTGACGCTGGCGTCCAGCGTCCTGCTCGCCGGCCATGTCCACGTCGGCGCCCTGGCCAACCTCGGACTCGGGACGACGGTGCACCAGGGGCGGTACATCGGCCGCGGAGCCATGGTCGGCATGAGCTCGGTCGTGACCCGGGACATCCCGCCCTTCGCCAAGGCGTACGGCAGCCCGGCGCGGGTCGCCTCCGCGAATGCGGTGGGGCTGCGTCGCATGGACGTTCCCGAGGACGAGATCACCACGCTCGTCGATGCCTACGAATCCGGCGCGGATCCTGACGCGCTGCCCGAGTTCGGGCCGATGTCCGGCATCGCCTCGGCCTTCGTCGAGTGGCGGGCGCACCTCGTCCGTAACGAGTGA
- a CDS encoding Gfo/Idh/MocA family oxidoreductase, translated as MSAAPRILLVGAGSMGSLHARVIAQSASATLARVVDGREDAGRALAERYDADWSPELGDLSDVDAVVIAASTEAHYDLALAVLEHDRPLLVEKPVADGLQKTLEIIGVSESRGIPMTCGLLERFNPAVVTARALVDDPKFITATRHSPYAPRIRTGVSWDLLVHDVDLASTMLGGEPTVVRGILGQFHPMSVPGAEDVAEAVLAFDGGRVAHVSASRVGQRKIRTMSIHDLDKLIEVDLLRRDVTVYRHVSDQPADAEGRGYRQQTVIEIPELMSGKEPLAAQLEHFVELVDGRVDADAERRSLIPAHSIVEALKNAAA; from the coding sequence ATGAGCGCCGCGCCGCGCATCCTGCTGGTCGGCGCCGGCTCGATGGGTTCACTCCACGCACGCGTGATCGCCCAATCGGCGTCGGCCACGCTCGCGCGGGTCGTGGACGGACGCGAGGATGCCGGGCGCGCCCTGGCCGAGCGCTACGACGCGGATTGGTCCCCCGAGCTGGGCGACCTGTCCGACGTGGATGCGGTCGTCATCGCCGCCTCGACGGAGGCGCATTACGACCTGGCGCTCGCCGTCCTCGAGCACGACCGCCCGCTCCTCGTCGAGAAGCCGGTCGCCGACGGGCTGCAGAAGACGCTCGAGATCATCGGCGTCTCCGAATCGCGAGGCATCCCGATGACGTGCGGCCTGCTCGAGCGGTTCAACCCCGCGGTCGTCACCGCGCGCGCCCTCGTCGACGACCCCAAGTTCATCACGGCCACCCGCCACTCGCCGTACGCGCCCCGGATCCGCACCGGCGTGAGCTGGGACCTGCTCGTCCACGACGTCGATCTCGCGAGCACGATGCTCGGTGGCGAGCCGACCGTGGTGCGGGGCATCCTCGGGCAGTTCCACCCGATGTCCGTGCCCGGTGCCGAGGACGTCGCCGAGGCGGTCCTCGCGTTCGACGGCGGTCGCGTGGCGCACGTCTCGGCGAGCCGGGTCGGCCAGCGGAAGATCCGGACGATGAGCATCCACGACCTGGACAAGCTCATCGAGGTGGACCTCCTGCGACGGGACGTCACGGTGTACCGCCACGTGTCCGACCAGCCCGCCGATGCGGAGGGCCGCGGGTACCGCCAGCAGACGGTGATCGAGATCCCCGAGCTCATGTCCGGCAAGGAGCCCTTGGCAGCTCAGCTCGAGCACTTCGTCGAGCTGGTCGACGGACGCGTGGATGCGGACGCCGAACGACGCTCGCTCATCCCCGCGCACAGCATCGTCGAGGCGCTGAAGAACGCGGCGGCCTGA
- a CDS encoding glycosyltransferase family 4 protein — protein sequence MRRVLVDLLFYTGTKGGMESYVREVYSRFAADDPDLEFVGWASTELAATDTSWFPGRVVDSGISGEDRVAWARGELFAIAGAARRLGADLLHCPANFGPWRSRVPVVLTVHDLLAFRHPEYVPGAYSRILRTMIRLAARAATRVLTVSRASRDDIVGFLRVRADRVVVTPLAGSRVVADAGGATRRDDRLLAVGNRMPHKGFETLLEAIARLDADERPHLVVTGSHGDDPLAPVVDRLGLGDAVTLRGWLSRDELDELYAQSTALVFPTRFEGFGLPPLEAMARGCPVIVSDLPVMHEVAGDAAVYVDPTDPGAIAGAIRSLLDSPAERERMSRAGLARAAEFSWDATAAATRAALLDALSAS from the coding sequence ATGAGGCGCGTGCTCGTCGACCTGCTCTTCTACACGGGCACGAAGGGCGGCATGGAGTCGTACGTGCGCGAGGTCTACTCGCGGTTCGCCGCCGACGACCCCGACCTCGAGTTCGTCGGGTGGGCGTCGACCGAGCTCGCCGCGACCGACACGTCGTGGTTCCCCGGACGCGTGGTGGACTCGGGCATCAGCGGCGAGGACCGCGTCGCCTGGGCGCGCGGCGAGCTCTTCGCCATCGCAGGCGCCGCGCGCCGGCTCGGAGCCGACCTCCTGCACTGCCCGGCGAACTTCGGCCCCTGGCGCTCACGCGTGCCGGTCGTGCTGACCGTGCACGACCTGCTCGCGTTCCGGCATCCCGAGTACGTGCCCGGCGCCTACTCGCGCATCCTGCGCACCATGATCCGCCTCGCCGCCCGTGCCGCGACCCGGGTGCTCACGGTGAGCCGGGCCTCGCGCGACGACATCGTCGGGTTCCTGCGCGTCCGGGCCGACCGGGTCGTGGTCACCCCGCTCGCGGGGTCGCGCGTCGTGGCCGACGCGGGCGGCGCGACACGGCGCGACGACCGTCTCCTCGCGGTGGGCAATCGGATGCCGCACAAGGGCTTCGAGACGCTGCTCGAGGCGATCGCCCGGCTCGACGCCGACGAGCGGCCGCACCTCGTCGTCACCGGCAGCCACGGGGACGACCCGCTGGCGCCCGTCGTCGACCGGCTCGGCCTCGGCGACGCGGTGACCCTGCGCGGCTGGCTCTCGCGCGACGAGCTCGACGAGCTCTACGCCCAGTCGACGGCGCTCGTGTTCCCCACCCGCTTCGAGGGGTTCGGCCTCCCGCCGCTCGAGGCGATGGCCCGTGGCTGCCCCGTGATCGTCTCCGACCTCCCCGTCATGCACGAGGTCGCGGGCGACGCTGCCGTCTACGTCGACCCGACCGACCCCGGCGCCATCGCCGGGGCGATCCGGTCGCTCCTCGACTCCCCCGCCGAGCGCGAGCGGATGTCGCGCGCCGGCCTCGCCCGCGCCGCGGAGTTCTCGTGGGACGCCACCGCCGCCGCCACGCGTGCAGCGCTCCTCGACGCCCTCAGCGCGAGCTGA